A window from Drosophila kikkawai strain 14028-0561.14 chromosome 2L, DkikHiC1v2, whole genome shotgun sequence encodes these proteins:
- the LOC108072548 gene encoding WD repeat domain-containing protein 83, which yields MPTFANFNVKTTIDCKQGAVRAVRYNVDGTYCLSCGSDKKIKLWNPGSGLLLKTYGGHADEVTDAAGSCESSYIVSASLDKSIIYWDVSTGTPVRRLRGHAGGVRCVCFNEDSSVAISGGRDNAVMCWDIRTRRLDPVQVMKEARDCITTVLTNENKIYAASLDGCVRTYDIRVGELTCDKVGEPITYLGQTRDEQCLVAGCQDSVVRLLDCETGGLLSEYKGHRGDDYHIECGILANDAHIVSGSSDGDALIWDLLEGKVLQRIRISDNGGVVHSLATHPKRQELLFARRRDMYVFSADLQIEVEQL from the exons aTGCCGACTTTTGCcaattttaatgtaaaaaCCACGATTGACTGCAAGCAAGGAGCAGTTCGAGCTGTGCGCTACAATG TTGACGGCACCTATTGCTTGAGCTGTGGCTCTGACAAGAAGATAAAACTGTGGAACCCGGGGTCGGGATTACTTCTCAAAACCTACGGTGGACATGCGGACGAGGTGACCGATGCTGCGGGCAGCTGTGAGAGCAGCTACATTGTCTCTGCCAGCCTGGATAAGAGCATTATCTACTGGGACGTGTCCACAG GAACCCCTGTAAGACGCCTGCGTGGCCATGCCGGCGGCGTTCGCTGCGTTTGCTTCAACGAGGACTCTTCGGTGGCCATTTCCGGCGGCCGGGACAATGCCGTCATGTGCTGGGACATCCGAACACGACGCCTAGATCCCGTCCAGGTGATGAAAGAGGCTCGCGATTGCATCACCACTGTGCTGACCAACGAGAACAAGATCTATGCTGCCTCCCTGGACGGCTGTGTGCGGACCTACGATATCCGTGTGGGTGAACTCACCTGCGACAAGGTGGGCGAACCCATCACCTATCTGGGTCAAACGCGCGACGAGCAGTGCCTGGTGGCTGGCTGCCAGGATAGCGTGGTGCGACTGCTGGACTGTGAGACGGGAGGCTTGCTATCCGAATACAAGGGCCACCGGGGAGATGACTATCACATCGAGTGCGGAATACTGGCCAACGATGCCCACATTGTGTCCGGGTCCAGTGACGGCGATGCTCTGATCTGGGACCTGCTCGAGGGCAAAGTTCTCCAACGTATTCGAATCA GTGATAATGGCGGTGTTGTTCACTCGTTGGCCACTCATCCCAAACGGCAGGAGCTGCTCTTTGCCAGGCGCCGGGATATGTATGTCTTTTCAGCGGATTTGCAAATCGAAGTGGAGCAATTGTAg
- the crp gene encoding uncharacterized protein crp, whose translation MSGVPVAIKTEEVILEHAEYNSAEELDEELQLQLEDSGGENTYHIEYTSEPAHQISGSQRRQSSMSGTNTSKGGGGGGGGGAISDGDCSGKPMQDSEKRMRREIANSNERRRMQSINAGFQSLRSLLPRHEGEKLSKAAILQQTFQYIVDLENQKTQLLTQNSELKRQVGEHEAGGGGSGEANSGGNYNDSSANNNGGNSTTAVAIKKRKLTDNVINIQAISDSSDEGLGSMSPEPMTLLTAGGAAATKLSSASILAAKELLEMKKQLEKERSLRRLLEDELQMIKRQLYSVATAPPGTAVAAASGGSNAYIPREVIEHTDNFVRSEDLEELGGTVSYVEIDEMTGQQQVVVCSSIEELEADAAAEIITEDQVHEEVILSSNSSTESENEVNVNAIAKAYAEGCTSSAAMLQPILQAAIKATPKVEVERIHEKIVKVKTEKHEQQSIQAATHYQHPHRQNLETIVQAIRHLEGDHLFADEQQQRGQQHHHQHHQLTGVHHHSHRLAQDAPLALTTTGKQHAALAELRPFLQLKSGGNKQVIITAKTAKDAGGLVSSSSSSAVTPTAIFKVQTTGGSVSNSGHSQAVISGSNTQQVTITTTALKQCRPGVIVAKQLPSS comes from the exons aTTACAACTAGAGGATTCAGGGGGCGAGAATACGTATCACATCGAGTATACTAGCGAGCCGGCCCATCAGATCTCCGGTTCCCAGCGGCGCCAATCGAGCATGAGCGGTACCAACACCTCAAAGGGTGGAGGGGGtggcggaggaggcggagcGATTAGCGATGGTGACTGCTCCGGAAAACCAATGCAGGACAGCGAAAAGCGAATGCGACGTGAAATCGCCAACAGCAACGAAAGGAGACGGATGCAGAGCATCAATGCCGGCTTCCAGAGCCTGCGATCTCTGCTACCCAGACACGAGGGCGAAAAGTTGAGCAAG GCTGCCATCCTGCAACAGACCTTCCAGTACATCGTGGATCTAGAAAACCAGAAGACGCAGCTGCTGACGCAAAACAGCGAACTGAAGCGACAGGTGGGCGAGCATGAGGCCGGCGGCGGTGGATCCGGCGAGGCCAACTCTGGTGGTAACTACAACGATTCcagcgccaacaacaacggggGCAACTCTACGACGGCAGTGGCTATCAAGAAGCGCAAGCTCACCGATAACGTGATCAACATCCAGGCGATTAGCGACAGCTCCGACGAAGGCCTGGGATCCATGTCCCCGGAACCGATGACTCTTCTGACGGCGGGCGGAGCAGCCGCCACCAAGCTGAGCAGCGCCAGCATTCTGGCCGCCAAGGAGCTACTCGAGATGAAGAAGCAGCTGGAGAAGGAGCGCAGCTTGCGGCGATTGTTGGAGGACGAGCTGCAGATGATTAAGCGGCAGCTGTATAGCGTGGCCACTGCGCCACCCGGCACAGCAGTGGCAGCCGCATCAGGCGGTAGCAATGCCTACATTCCACGCGAGGTCATCGAGCACACCGATAACTTTGTGCGCAGCGAAGATCTGGAGGAGTTGGGCGGCACCGTCTCGTACGTGGAGATTGACGAGATGACGGGTCAGCAGCAGGTAGTTGTCTGCTCTAGCATTGAGGAGCTGGAAGCAGATGCCGCCGCCGAGATCATTACCGAGGATCAGGTGCACGAGGAGGTCATCCTATCGTCGAATAGCTCTACGGAGTCTGAGAACGAGGTGAACGTGAATGCCATTGCCAAAGCCTATGCCGAGGGCTGTACGTCGAGTGCGGCCATGCTGCAGCCCATCCTGCAGGCGGCCATCAAAGCCACGCCcaaggtggaggtggagcgCATCCACGAGAAGATTGTCAAGGTCAAGACGGAGAAGCACGAGCAGCAATCGATCCAGGCCGCCACCCACTATCAGCATCCGCATCGCCAGAACCTGGAGACCATAGTCCAGGCCATCCGCCATTTGGAGGGCGATCATCTCTTTGCggacgagcagcagcagcgtggTCAGCAGCACCATCACCAGCACCATCAGCTAACCGGCGTGCACCATCACAGTCACAGACTGGCGCAGGATGCTCCATTGGCCCTCACCACCACGGGCAAGCAGCATGCGGCACTGGCCGAGCTGAGACCCTTCCTTCAGCTCAAAAGCGGCGGCAACAAGCAGGTGATCATCACGGCCAAGACGGCAAAGGATGCCGGCGGCCTTGTCTCCTCCTCCAGCAGTAGTGCAGTCACGCCGACGGCCATCTTCAAGGTGCAGACGACTGGCGGCAGCGTATCCAACTCCGGGCACTCGCAGGCTGTAATTAGCGGCAGCAACACCCAACAGGTGACCATCACCACGACCGCCCTGAAGCAGTGCCGGCCGGGCGTCATAGTGGCCAAGCAGTTGCCGTCGTCCTGA